The proteins below come from a single Accipiter gentilis chromosome W, bAccGen1.1, whole genome shotgun sequence genomic window:
- the LOC126035399 gene encoding 60S ribosomal protein L37-like gives MTKGTSSFGKRRNKTHTLCRRCGSKAYHLQKSTCGKCGYPAKRKRKYNWSAKAKRRNTTGTGRMRHLKRVYRRFRNGFREGTMPKPKRAAVAASGSS, from the exons ATG aCAAAGGGTACATCCTCGTTTGGTAAGCGACGAAATAAGACACACACCTTGTGTCGTCGATGTGGATCCAAGGCATACCATCTGCAGAAATCTACCTGTGGGAAATGTGGTTACCCTGCTAAGCGTAAGAGAAAGT ATAACTGGAGCGCAAAGGCTAAAAGACGCAACACCACTGGTACTGGTCGCATGAGGCACTTGAAAAGGGTCTACCGTCGATTCAG GAATGGATTCCGTGAGGGAACCATGCCGAAGCCCAAGAGAGCAGCTGTTGCAGCCTCCGGTTCATCGTAA